The region CAAAGGCCTTGCCCCCATGGAACAACAGAGTCTTGTTGAAGAACTACCACTCATCATTTTGCATCATCCCCGGAGCTGCACAGGTTGGATGGAGTGAGGCTTACATTGCCCTTCTCTCCTTGCATAAGTGCAGAATCCACACACGGGGCTGCCTTTCCCAGGGGGGGTGAGTGTTTCACCATGCTGCACCCCAAGCTATGCCTGCAGCAAGGGCAGGCTCAGCCAGGAGCCCGGCCAAGGCTGCCTCCCGCTCCTGCTGACACCTCGCCTGGTCCTGTGCTGCAGATGCTGCACAGCCTGAGAGATGGGAAATGTTTTTTTGCCTTGGTCACTAGAAATTCGGCATAAAAACCCAGATTAGAGTGAAACGGCTGACCAGCAGTGGGCTTGGTGAGCTCCAGGCTCGCTGTCTGTACCTGTTTGGCACAGGAACGGGTCCCAGCAGAGAAACAAGGGTTCCTGCCACCAGCACAGACTGTGCCTGTCAAGAAGGAAGCCAAAGATGCCTGTGAAATCCCGCTTAGAGGTGTGTAGGCTGGGTTTGAAATGCTGGTGAGACAGTGAGGTTTGAAGCCCTGGCTTGTGGCTGATGGGGTGGTGAGGCAGCCCAAGAGGACATGCCTTCATCCATAGCTTGCACCCACAGCCTGCAGTTTGTTTCCACTTTTGAAACCTCTAACCCAGCACTTCACAGGACCAGCCTATTCTGCGGTGCTTTGTTAGCTATGTAAAACTTGGCGTGCTTACGACGGAAAAAGAATATGAAACAGGACTTCTACGtgaattattttttaccttGCCAAGCTTACACCTGCATCTTAACTACTACTATTTTTACATCCACATTCCCAGATTCCAAAGACCCTtgaccaaaaccagaacaaaatctACAGAGACATGTGCTCCCATCTCTGTACAAAGAACCTGTTGAACAAATGAGAGCATTTCTTGAAGCACACGAAAATTGTTGCCTTTCATATCACTCAAGCAAAGGCTGCTCTAATATGCTCCCAATtgtaatacaaaataattacCTCCATGGAAATTCAGatcttgaaaaattaaatattcagatCCTCACTGACATACTGCAAATACATTTCAAACATTCTTGTTTCCCAGGATAATAACTACATAATTAGGCTAAGCCTTTCACACTTTCTCTTTGAACCCATTGGATTTATTTACCAAAAATCATTGCATAGGTATACCCAGCAAATATCTTAGAGAGCTGTTTGTAACTAAATTAAAAACTTAAATATAGAGATTCTCTCTTCACTGAGTTCTGGCTTTTATTAAACCTGTGAGTTGCTTATACTTCAACCCTTGCAGCTTCTTTATATCCTCTGTTTGAGGGTTTTGAATGTGCCATTAGGCTTCTAATACACATTACACAAAAAGAGCTATTATAAAATTCCtgagtttttcttgtttgcatgACAAAGGGGGAATGGCAAATCCTCCAATTGGACCAGATAATCACTCTCCTGTGAAAAGCCTACAATCCACatcctctgttttcttcttagCTGAGCTTCAACTCTGTTTGgtcaataattttattttatgtgtgaAGCCCATAAATCACCCTCCAATACACATTGGACAGTGAAGAGTCCTGGTAGATTAGACATCAGCCACAGGAGAAGTCTCATCTCTATCCAGGAAAGCCGGGTGCTGCTGGAGAGATCCAGCACGTTCATTTCATGCAGTTATGTTTTTTTGAAGACCCCTCACTACACGGTAGGACAACTGTCCAGAGCGACAACAAATTGGATGGATAAAGGTTTGCAGGATCAACTCTTTCTGACATGTTTAAAGAGAGACTATTACGAAAGTGTGAACTGCAGTTTTATCCAGGTGACTCTCACTATACAAACATAACATTTCACTGCTGGAACTGAGTTATCCAACATATACAGAGTGTATCTGAAGGAAACTTTGTCAGCCCCCAGAGCATTGCTTAGATGCAGGTTGTGACTGAAGCCTCCAAAGTGATTAATCGTGTGACTGTATCCCACGATCCCATGAGAATCAGTAATTTAGCTCGGAAGGCAGCCTGGAGGGAACAGCCGGGCATACAGAGCCTTCCTATGTGGCTGAGAGAGGCACAgggatttcagaaaaaaaccctcacctCCTCTTATTTGCAAGAGCAGGAGTTTTTGGTATGAGCTGAAGTTGAGGCGGTCAAACGACGTAGGtatttttctctgctatttGTGTCTTGGGAATGAATACAACAGAAAATATTGATTTGTCCAGAGAAAGATGCTACACgaagagaaagattaaagaatgTATGGCCCTGGGCCATGCACAAGCTCTTAGTTTATAATCCATTTTCCATTTTAGCCttaaaattcaattcaactaaATAAGGTGCCCCTTTAACATCTAATGGAGATTTTATCATGTTTAAGGAGACAAGTTACTTCAAAGGTTATAAAGACAAAATGAGCAGTAACAGAGGTGTTTAGTTAGGCCGTTTCAGCAGTCTTTGTTGCTTTCCTCTGTGTACAAAACAAGCTGCCTTGGCTGACACTTGTTTTAATGAGGGATGAACCGCAACAGAGTGCTTTTGTACAAGCTCATTCCATCGGGTCCTTTCAGCCACACTTTTCTCAGGGCACATCATTCAGCCTGGACATTGGAGGAAACTGGACCAGTTTTGACATGTTGACAGACACATATAAAATCCAAAGATCTTTTGACGCTGAAGACATTTGTATGTATACTCAGGCCCTTCTATTACTGCTGGAGAGGATGAGAATCTGCCCCAAGTGCCATGCTCCTTCACACTTTAATCGatcacaatttatttttccaattcACTTCTCCCGGGATTGGTTTCAAAAATAGAGTTTCGCACCTCATGCCAGCAAAGGCCAGGGAAGCCAAGGATGTGAGATTCAAGTTTAAAGGTTGACTTCAAGGCAAACAagcagccccccccccccacctcagCCTCCAGGTCAGCTTTGCTCTCCAGAGACAGTTCTCTATTGTGGTTGTTGATAACGTTAGAAATACCAATATTCTTCATCCATGCTGTGGAAAAGCAGAGTGGTTTCTCATGTTCACAGAAGGTGATCTGCCTTTATATAAAGCCTTCTTTTAAGCACAAGTATTATTAAACCCACAGGAATCCATAAAGAGTGATGGGacattttttctaaaatgtcaGGCCTGTACATCTTCCACTTCTGTGATTCAGAAGCAGCATAAAAGGCCATAAACCATTCAGCTGCTGTGATTCACTGCCCTGGTTCACACGCTTGGTACAAGTATTCAGAGATCCAAGCAATGACTACCCCCCACAAAAGGTTTTAAACGATTTTTTAATGCCTGCCATAAAGATGGACTTTCCAGGTAAGACGTTATTCTCCTGATTGATATTGGCTGTTTTAGGTAGCAAGTCCCCCATGGTAAAGATTGACGCTTACTTTAAGAATCGTGTGGTGTGGTAGATAAAGCAGTGCACTTTGCAAATGTGTTTCCTCCCTGACCTATGCTGAACATGAGACACTCATCACCCAGGCCATTTCTGGGCAAAAGTTtacagggaatgaaaaaaggATGGCAACTTCTTCCCCGTGAAGGAATCTGGAAGCTCCCCTAAACCTCCTTGTATTAACTTTGCGGTAGATGAAGGTGTTAAACTGGCATGTGTCTACCAACAGGGGAGTGATCCTTTTAAGTCCTCTCCTTCGTCCCCACTTGTGGAATTTGTTGTGCCAGTGGGACAAAGCTGGCTATAAAACCCCAGCGCAGGGGACTCTGTCCCACTCAGGCAGCTTGCCACCGCATCTCTGCTGAGaccagccccacatccccccctTCACCTCTGCCGGGTCGGGGGCTGCTTTGCCCACGGTGGAGGATGGACGCGAGGTTCACCCAGATGCTCTGCATGCTCTGCCTGGTCATTGCAGTCCGAGCGGTTACCCAGGAAGGGTTCAAGGAGGTGTTGCTGAAGCAGATGGGGCTCTCTGAGGTCCCTAAACTTCCTAAGAGAGATTTGGCGGATCTGGTTATCCCAGACCATGTCAAGAACAAATACGTCTCCATGCTGAAGCGCCAGAGGGTGAAGCGCCGAGCTTTGCCCAGCCTGGGCGGCATCCTCAGGGGCATCCCTGGCAACGCAGGTAATGTTTCTGCCGTCACGGTTGGGAGCTCACGCAGCACTGGGTGCCCACGACCGCCCGGCAGAGGCAAACCCATTGGGGGGAACGAGGTTTGGGTCTGCCCCCAAACCTCAGGCGCGTAGGAGAGGTGCATGTAACAGCATCTTAAAAGATTAAGATGCGCTTGTAACTCCTTGCACCTAGGGGGGTCCCACGGTCCTCGCAAAGGGCAGGTTGCTGCTGGAGCTTGATGGGAAAGCCTTGGTAGCCAGGCAACAATTTGGGCAGGTGGAAAaacactgtaaagaaaaaagtcagtaGAAAGTCCAGATTCTGCAGGTATTGGGTCAAAACTCCAGAAATAAGTCCTCTAATAGGAATCACACACCTTAGAGGATGTTTCACTGTCCctggtcttttttttgtttttttttgtctgggaAAAACACAAAGGAGGAAATCAGCTGTACAGGCACAATGGCGTCTGTGCAAGGACATTTAGAGCTTGTTTCGCTTTCAAAAGGTGTACACAACACCCTGGGCAGCAAATGAAAACACGTTTTCATTGCAAGCGGTGCTGTTTCCTGCTTTGGTGCCCAGCATTGGCACAGAGAGATGCCCGCTCAATTTGGGGGCAACTGATATAGGAGATTTCTTTCCATTGCCTCCAGGTTGAAGAGTCTCAGACATAGGATTAAGAATCAGGGCATTTGCAAGACACTGATTCAAGTATGCATTAGAAAAGGTGTGTTTAGTGGCTGTCCCTGCCACAAGGGCTGGATGTGGGAGCGTGGAAGGACTGTGTTGTGATGATAATTGTGGACAAAGTGTGGGGGCTTTGCTCACCAGTCTGGCAATGACAGGCTGTCTGGTTTTTTCCCAATGTACACAGGCACAGCGGGAGAATTCGTCCGCTCCGACACCACCACACGTCAGAACCTGATCTTTGACATGGAGGGCAGAATACCTAAAAACAGTGAAGTGACAATGGCTGAGCTGAAACTCTTCAAAAAGCCTCTGGACAGAGCAAACCTGCCTGCCAAGCATCCGCACCGGCCCGTCTCCAACGCCAGGGTCAGCGTGTACTGGGTGCAACGGCAACACGACGGTACCAACAGGACCTCCCTGGTAGACTCCCGGTAAGAAAGGGACCTCTCCTTAAGGCAGGGCTCTAGTTACGGGCTGGGTGTGCGTCCTCTGGGATGGGTTTGGGTGTCATGTGTTTGTGCCTCCTGTCAATCTGATGAGGTCACATCTGTAGAACCAGGCTATATAGCCTCTCAACGCAGAATGGGTGTGTCAGAGTAGATAATACATCAAGACTACAATATATGATGATTAATTGAAATAAACTATTTCTGTGTCATGTGCTGATGCCATGTGCTGCTGGGTGTTCCCTTCTAAAACCTTCCACCTGGTTCACTCCTCTCTCACTCTCTAACTCGCATGGGTTACTGACTGCTGGTATTATTTCTATTGGCCATTTCATTAGCTCatttaaataagtaaaatatgcaaaaagcATCCTGATTCTATAGCCCTGAGCTCTCTGGGAGTTTCAGAACCCTTGGAGGCAGAATTAGACATCAAACCAAATTTGCTGGGTGGGTAGAAACTTCTGGTCCTAATGCCACTGGGACAGGAGCAGGTGGGAGTAGAGGTGTTCACCAGGCAGTTGTAATGAACACTGAGGCTGCATATAACCCTGCATCACCATATTTCTGTATGAGCATGAATGAATACCTTGACATGAGCATGCACAAAGGGTTTTATTTAGCCCTTCAGTGTCTGTTAGATCTGCATGCTTCTTTTTGAGGCGTGAGTTAATTGCTGTGGGTGCTTGCCCAGAGCGCTCACCAAAATTATCATGTAATCAAGGCACATGGCAATTTACAGGAAGGAAACTTTTCTGCTGCAATAACAGGGCTGCAAGCCCAGGCTTTATCTGATGGGCTTTTCTCTAACACCGAGCCCCTGTCTCACAGGCTGGTTCCCATACGTGAGTCGGGCTGGAAGAACTTTGACGTGACACAGGCCGTGCATTACTGGCTGCGAAACAAGAGGCACGAGCCGATGTTCCTGGAGGTGTGGATTGAAGGAGAGCGGGTTGGCAGCCATGCCTCGGAAGTGGCCAAAGCTGTGCGTTTCACCTCACAGGACCCCAAGGATAAAGCCCTTGGCAAACCTGAACTGGTGCTTTACACCCTCGACTTGGAAGACTACGGGTATGTACGACACCTATTAATAGATCTGTGCTGTCTCTGGTGTAGCTTTGCCCCTGAATTATTGCACTGTGTGTGCCAACCCAGGGCGTGCAGCTCTTGCCCTCACAAGAAACCACTGTGAATGGAGGAGTTCGAAAGTTGCTGCTGAATCACACCTCTCTTTTCCCATATTTGTTGCCCGAATATACAAAGAAAACTCAAGTGTGGCCCAAATTTCGTGTCTTGGGAGCCACCTGTGCTATTAAGAGGGGggattatagaatcatagaatcattttggttggaagacaccctcgacatcattgaatccaaccataacctaactctagcactaagccatgtccctaggaacctcatctaaacaccttttaaacacctccagagatggtgactccaccacttctctgggcagcctgttctagtgcttcacaaccctttctgggctttttttcctaatatccaatctgaacctcccctggcacaacttgaagccatttcctcttgtcctatcacttgctactggGGAGACCAagcccctccatgctacaacctcctttcaggtagctgtagacagcgataaggtctcgcCTCAGCCTCCTTTACTCCAGGCTAcagagccccagttccctcagttgCTCCTCATATATTATTTCTCCCACCTTCACAATTCCCAGTTATGGCATCAGTTCTTGTTTCTCCCTTGGCGTGCAGGGGCCCTGGGGACTGCAAGAAGGAGGCGGTGATGGGGAAGTCCACCTGCTGTCGGCAGAAACACTACATCAACTTCCGTGAGCTCTCCTGGGCACAGTACTGGATCATCGAGCCAGCAGGGTACCAGGCGTACCGGTGCTCAGGGGGGTGCCTGCAGCCCCCCAACCCGCTGCGGCACTTCGGCTATGGGGAGCGCACCTGCGCCGTGGCAGAGAGCTCCTCGCTCCCCATGATGTACCTTGTCCAGAGGGGCAACCGCACCGAGATCGAAGCTGCTGAGTTTCCCAACATGATTGTCGAGAAATGCAGCTGCGTCACGGATGGCATGGCACTGGTGTGAGATGTGGGTGGCCAGACAGGGATGTCACCCAGTCCCACAGCCCTGCTCAGAGCCACCTTGGtctccagccctggggacagtgaTGAAGGTCTGTGGGGACCCCCAGATACCTGACAGCAAGGGTCCGCAGCAGCAGGGGTTGCAGCTCTCCCATGCACCCCGCTACCTGCAGAGAGGGTGCACTTAAAGGTACTGTCCTTATAGGTGGGCTCAGAGGAGCATCCATCTTCACATCtcgcagaatcacaggatggttggggttggaaggcacctctggagatcatccagtccaacccacctgctacagcaggttcacccagagcagatcacacaggaaggtgtccaggcgagtcttgaatgtctccagagaaggagactccacagcctctctgggcagcctgttccagtgctctggaacCCTATGTGAGGGGTACCTACGGAGCCTAACGCTTCTTAGAGGCCCTTTGACGGTGGTCAAATTTCATTGAATTTGATGCAGCTGCAGCCAATTTATTTCAGTTCCCACCCCAGAGTATTGCAAAGAGCTACAGGCAAAGGAGGAGGGATGTGTGGGTTCAGCTTTTCATCCTTAGACTCCTGGCATTTCTTAAGTTTCGATCCTTGTCTATCCAAGTCATGTTTATGGGAAAATGTAGAGCAGAAGCACTTACATGTATATattgtacacacacacacacacatgaacaTCTATATAGTATAcgaatatatgtatgtattgtatatatacatattggGTATATACATATTGtctacatacatatatgtacagaaaatattttctagagcTCGAAGAAACATATATATGTGCGTATGTatcatatgcatatatacatacacatgtaCATAAAATAGAATCTGGAACTCAAAGGTTTATATTTTTGGCCCCTGCACCATGGGTTTGACACAGTTTTAGAGGAAGAATTTAGAGTCCTGAAGTAAATGCGAATATTAGGACTTAGGTTTGCTCACATAAGTAGCGCTTTGTAGAATCAGGCCCTTATTTTTCTGGTTGTGTATTACAGTTATTCCAATTTAGAGATATTTTCCTCAGCTTACATGCTTTCAAACTCaaggaaacaataaaatattattgttaTAGTAACCATGTGTTTGCTTATATTTATTCTTAGGTCTAAaattggagggaaaaaaaatctatcataTTTCTGAATGTATCCCAGTGCTCAGCTCcagtgaacacacacacacacagtaacAGCTCTTCTCAGCTACCTGTGCGATCCTGCCTGCTTCTGGTAAAGCTTATCTACTCAGGCGGGGACTGGGGCTGGGCCAAATCGGCTCCCTGAGCTGCTGCGGAGCTTAAGCCAGCACtttcttaaagagaaaacaTAGAAACATGTCTGAGAGGCCAGAGGGGATGCTCTGCGTGTGCCACAGCAGTGCAGTGACAAGACTTGCAGGGAATCAACTGGTGCTGTGTGGGGGAAAGAGATGAGCTGCTTCCCACCCTTCCCAGGTGAAGTGTTTTAACCCTGACCCTTCCTTATGGACACCTGATCAACACCTGATCCCCCAGAGAAACACAATGATAATGGGGTTTAATCCCTTTTTAAACTGTAGTGAACTGTTGGCCAGGGTGTCCCCCATGATGATTTCCACGCTTCGTGTCAGACTCCTCGGTTCATAATTTACTGAGATACTGCTGGCTCTGGGGATGAGGTGGTCACTGCTGTCCATCTCCGAGGCCCTGGCTGAACCCACTGGAGGTGAGAGGACTCTGAAATTACTTTGTCTGGCTAGCCAGGTTGGCCATGGGCTGTGGACTAGGTGAAAAGAGGGACCCATTGGGCTCTGTGGTGGCTTTGGATCATTCATCCAGAAGGCTGAGACGTCAGGTGTCCCTGCGACTCTGCAGGACCCCAGGACTGAGGTCACCCAGGCACCCCTGCTGTCACCTTGGCTGGCACCTTTCATTTGTGTGGCAAAAGAAGAGAtttaaggggagaaaaaaaggcagacacACAGACTCGGCAGTCACCAGCGCTGGGCTACAGCAGCATGGATTACTGGAATCAGAATTGGATGAGCCAGACTGATCTCTGGCCATTTCCTTCTCATGACTATGCAGCATCTGTCTCAATGGCATTGGCCTTCAGCCCCAGTTCCTCTCCACCCATAGCCTGAAGGCCATGAGCTCATCCACCACCAGGAAGAACAAAGCCGGTGATTTATCCACACACTCCTGGGGAAGAAAGCTGAACTGGTTCCTGCCTGAGAATGAAGAGCATTAACCCTGCctttcctccagccccagcccttgGACACTGGACATCATCCCCAAGGCCTGGGAGAAATCCCGTCCCACGCAAGCGGGGCTGTGGGAAGCGGTGAGGAGAGCATCACAGCAGGGATGGAGGGCTGCGACCAGCAGGGTGGACAAGGGCCGACCCCTCTTCTGCTCCCCTCTGCCAGGATCCCACACCGTGTCCAGCTCCCCTTGCTCGTTTCCTGAGGACACAAGGTACATATTAATAACAGCAAGTGGGGGGTCTGTGGACGTGTGTGACAGATGGGGGAGATGGGGAGGTGGTCTGGTGTTGCTGTGCAGAGAACTGTGGGTACCACAgtgcagggacagggcatgAATCCACGAGCAATcaagccctgccagccctgccacctCCATGGGTACTTATTTATGGCTATGGGAGCTGCACAGATGCCACAGCATCTCCCTCCTCAGTCCCACCACCCCTCTGCCCCCACATCCCTCACACCCAGTGTGTGGTCCCATccagggacacagcacagagcagaggccTGGGGAAGAGCTGATTTATAGAAGGCTGTAAGTGCAGAGAGCCCGGTGGCATCGCTGACACCCATGTCTGGCACCTCGTGTCCCCACCTCTTCATGCCCATGGTCTGTACCCACCTCCCATCCCAGCAGCTGCATGTGGGGCCTCCTGGGCACCTCCAGCACTACTTAGACCCCCCCTACCCTCACTCTGTACACAGCACCACCATCAGCTGTTAAAATGGCTGAAAACTTAAGcttcttaattaaaaatgaacCAGTTGTGCTATTGTATCAGTATGATGGATGCTGTGGCTGGTTTTTTAAGCCACATTTGGATTGAAAGTCTTTGCTTTTGGGGAGACTACGTTACTCCTCAAACTCCAGCTGGCTTTGCAGTGAAAAAGCAGCAGGCTTGGAGTtcgggctggtgtggggaagGCTCCAGAGATCTCTGCAGTGTAGACTCCTAGGCAGCAGGCTGTGGATGAAATACGGCCACACCTGGGGCTTGTCCAGTCATCCTCCCGTGCTGTGGGAAATTATCTCCTGGCTTGTCATCTTCAATCCTGGCTGCATTTCTTGTGATACCTTCTGTGTGCTACCTCCCTGCTTTTATATCGGTACAACTTGTAACACGTACAAAGGCTGTCAAGCTGTCATGTTATCCTTTCCGTCTGAGTGGCACCACAGTCTCTGAGGAAAGGCAGAACATCTTAAGTACCTGGTAGGAGTGTGGTTCGGTATTAACATTTATGCTGTGctgtaaaaaaaacaacaaaaagctcccacataaaccaaaacaaacaccaaaagaGCAGTGCAGCAGCATAATGAATCCAATATAAGCAGAAACTATTTCAAAAAATGTAAAGGCATTTTAAGGCAAAGCTTTAAAACATCGGGCATCCTCCTGCACAAAGGCTGAAAGCACAAAGCACCGGGGCAGTGCTCAAGAAGATGTGTGCTGTTCACATCAAGGACTTCAACAACCCTAGCAGTCCCATGCTTAAAGCTAAGCTCTGGTTTAAGTGTTCACAGCGGCAGCACGTCTGGGTCAAAGCTTATTGTGAGCTCTGACCTGCCTTCACGGTGCTGCTCGCAAGATGATCAGTCAGGTCCTGCAATATTTAGTGGTGCCAGAGCCAAGGAAATCTGTTGATCTCCCAAAAGCTTTTCTTACCAGAGTCTTGGGCAGGACAGCAGCACTTCCTCTCtgcattatcatcacattttagATGCGATAACAAAAGTTTCAAGCCATACTAAATGCCATTGCTGTTTGTCTGATCCTTCTACAATTTCATTTGAACCAAGGCTGCTCtccaattttctttcaaaatccGAAAGCTGCAGCCTTACCCTGCTGGTGAGAccttatttcctctcccttttttttccctttgcatttCACAAGCTCCTGCCGAGAGCGTCTGGCACTTTGCCTTTGGGGCAGCCTTCTAATTGCCGGTGTCAGTGGAAAGTCAGATGCCCAATCCACATCCCGGCAAAGGTGATAATCAGGGGAGCTCCTCGGCTTTGGCTGGGAACAGCTGGAGTCTGGGAAAGGGGAACCCGGGACAAACACAAGGGGAGGGAGGTGGAGATCCCACAGGACACTGATATTTTTAGAGGAGCCTCTTGAACAGTCTCAACATCCCCCAGTTTTTGCCATTAATGTGAAATCCACTCCTGTGCGAAGTGCTGGATTCACAGCCAGGACCAAGCTCCTCTGTCCATTCCTGGAGCAGGTGCAGGAGAGCAGCGTGTGTGACCTCAGCAcgtttcagaagaaaacagaataaaaagctATTCAAAAGTGTCGCCTTCTGGCCTGCAGGGGTACACGGGCGCACCAGAGCTGCATGGGTGCTGGGATTTCCAACAGCTAAACCAGCTAGTCCAGAACAGCCAAGAAAGCTTTTAACCATGGCAGGTACTAAGTTATCTGGTGATACCAGTCACTGCAAAGTCTTGCCATCAGTCCACAGCCTCTGAGTATCAGgggcttttatttttagttatttagtcattttgttttaaaggtagTCCTAATGTATGTGTTTTTCTGCTTAcacttttcctgcttttaattttctcaatGATAAATCTGCCCCTTTGAAAGTCCAAGTACCTGTATCCTCTTAAAAAGTTTGTTTTCCGTTTGCTGAAAATTAACGCAATCTCTTCATAATCGCTACTTTGAAGGTGACTGCCAACTTCCAACCCAGTGATCAACAAGACTTTGTCACCCTTAGGTCTCAGCTAGTTACTTTTGCTGGATACAATCACACATGCCATAGGTATCATCTACAAGCACCAGACAGCCAGGGATGTTTTcgctgtgttgtatttccagaTGTTTCACCAGCTGGCTGGCTCCTTATAAACACCGCTCTTCTTCCCATACATCGCAGGCCTTTCAAGAGTCAGGCCCTACCCCGGCTCTAAGCAGCACGGTAGAGCAGGGGTgcctgcccagcccctgctcgGCAGCTGGAGGAGGTCAGGGCAGTTGTCACCTCCCTACATTCAGGTGCCATCAGGCGTGTTAATCTGCAAAGCCACCCAAATTGCTCAGCTATAATTGAAAGCAAAGCTGGCTGTGAGGTGGCTGTGTTAACATCTCCGGTTAAATGTTTTGGAGAAACATTTAAGATTCAAATATAGCATCTATCTGAGAAAAGACATCGCTACAAACAAACCTTTAAAATGTGAATGCTCTCAAGGAAGCAAAATCTTGGATAAGAATGAATTTCAGGTGGATCAAAATGATTAATTTTGGTTGTTTCTGGAACAGGGAGAATGA is a window of Columba livia isolate bColLiv1 breed racing homer chromosome 3, bColLiv1.pat.W.v2, whole genome shotgun sequence DNA encoding:
- the LOC102087348 gene encoding left-right determination factor 2, giving the protein MDARFTQMLCMLCLVIAVRAVTQEGFKEVLLKQMGLSEVPKLPKRDLADLVIPDHVKNKYVSMLKRQRVKRRALPSLGGILRGIPGNAGTAGEFVRSDTTTRQNLIFDMEGRIPKNSEVTMAELKLFKKPLDRANLPAKHPHRPVSNARVSVYWVQRQHDGTNRTSLVDSRLVPIRESGWKNFDVTQAVHYWLRNKRHEPMFLEVWIEGERVGSHASEVAKAVRFTSQDPKDKALGKPELVLYTLDLEDYGGPGDCKKEAVMGKSTCCRQKHYINFRELSWAQYWIIEPAGYQAYRCSGGCLQPPNPLRHFGYGERTCAVAESSSLPMMYLVQRGNRTEIEAAEFPNMIVEKCSCVTDGMALV